One window of Metopolophium dirhodum isolate CAU chromosome 3, ASM1992520v1, whole genome shotgun sequence genomic DNA carries:
- the LOC132940522 gene encoding protein mono-ADP-ribosyltransferase PARP12-like, with the protein MSLQHIRFSESKILRNIYTRELLEDYDNYGYSENSFFTKIENNFMILKVQKINNAHLYGLYLLHKEEMQLDNSIGDVREETLFHATSVNNAISIARNNIDWRLTGRTRFGKGACFSPSAPYAHKYAGRKGAFLIVKVLVRKIETTGINYGLEIPSTNDIDTTLGNYGNVYVKYDDHTFLPEYIVHYS; encoded by the exons ATGTCTTTACAACATAT aCGTTTTTCTGAATCAAAAATATTgagaaatatttatacaagaGAACTTCTTGAAGACTATGATAACTACGGATATTccgaaaattcattttttaccaagattgaaaataattttatg attttaaaagtacaaaaaattaataacgcaCATCTGTATGGCTTATACCTATTGCATAAGGAAGAGATGCAACTAGACAATAGCATTGGTGACGTAAGAGAGGAAACATTGTTTCACGCAACATCCGTAAATAATGCGATAAGTATTGCACGCAACAATATTGACTGGCGATTGACAGGGCGAACAAGATTTGGAAAAGGTGCGTGTTTTTCACCGAGTGCACCTTATGCACATAAATATGCGGGAAGGAAGGGAG CATTTCTTATTGTGAAAGTGCTTGTGAGAAAAATAGAAACAACAGGCATTAATTACGGCCTAGAAATACCATCGACCAACGATATTGACACTACACTAGGGAACTATGGAAACGTTTATGTAAAGTATGACGATCATACTTTTCTTCCGGAGTATATTGTCCATTATTCCTAA